From the Candoia aspera isolate rCanAsp1 chromosome 3, rCanAsp1.hap2, whole genome shotgun sequence genome, the window TTGATCAATGAGATTGGAAACCTGGCAGTTAAGTGAAGAGGCTTGCCACTGTCTCTCTGCTACCCTGCCTAGCCCTGGCAGCTCTCACATCCAGCTGCTGGATGAGATGGGCAGAGGAGAGTTTCCCATTTGGTCTCCAATTCCATAGATCAGATCTACAGAGTTGGAGATACAGTGGCAAAGAATTAGACCAACTATGGGATTTGAACACATTGAGATGGAGAGGGGGAAGCCCACTCTGGTAAAAAAAAACAGTCTATCTCACTGCCAAAGCAGAATGGCCTTGGAAAACTGCCAGGAATTAAAGGATGTCCCCTGTGGCCATTTTATGCATTGTAATCTATTCTGCAAGATTTTTGTCAGGAGAAGAATGGAAATGCTATCTTTCAATAGAAACCAATAAAGTTGAATTAAAGCTGCCTCTGCAGTGGTCTGAAGCTGAGAAGAAGGCAATGTGATGAGGATATATCCTTATGCAGCATGTTTATGTTGTGGTTAGGAGATTGTGAGACTGAGCCTTAAGCTTAAAAGTCTTAAGTTTGCAGAAAGTATTTGAACATTTAAAATGGCCAATTTCTTCTGGTTTGTATCTGGGAAACAAGATTTTGTGATTAATTTGGAAGAGTACATATATGAAGCAGTAATTATTTTTTACcacaggtggatggatgatattgtataCTTCCTTTTTCAGCTTAAGTAGCTTCTTAATGGAATAGAGTGAGAGCAGATTGCCTGATGTTCTGAAAGGGTCAGTTTACCTGAAATAATGGCTGCTtctacaagaatttttttttcctggggagcAGCTTTCAAAGGAGCCATCAGTGCTTCTCTTAAGGAgcaatttcatttccttttcatctattaagattgattgattgactgtgtGCCATCAAATCGGTGTTGACTcttgaccatatagatagattttctccaggaggatgtgtccccaacctggtccttcatattttccaatagtgcactcattacagctgtaattgagtccatctaccttgctactggttgtcctcttcttctctttccttccatctttcccaacattatagacttcagagagctagatcttcatataatgtgtctgaagtatggTAATTTGAATCTGCTCATTTGTGCCTCCCTGTGAGAACTCGCGGTTGATGATTCATTTGATTGGGGgttttggctatccatggtattctctcaagtcttcttcaacaccagcATTCAAAAATGTCAAATACTCTTTCTGTCCTCCTtctccaaagtccaacttttgcttcataAAGTGTCAGAGAAAACCATTGTTtgaacaattctgatctttgtaggtatagacacatggcatctgaatatcttttcctagGCTTCATTGCTACTCCACCAAGTGCTGGTCtatagtgtatttcttgactgccagttcctttattgttgctagttaatcctaaaaggcagaagctatccaccatttcaatatctttcttgtcagttctaaggctgggtCCTGTTCCTGTTACTCTTTGGGTCCTCTTtatgtttggtataagatgggtggctgtataaatgtttttaataataaataatctggctcccatttttttcactttgcccTTGGCTTTCATTATTAGACCTTGCAGAACATTTGTATTTTCATCTTGCTGAATGACATCTGATaatatgtggttttcttggtaaaatacaagagtagtttgccattgccatctcctgtgcagtatgaattgatacCTTTGCTATTGTCACTAAAGTAATGCCTCCAGTATCtttctatattgctgctgcccaagataggtgcctgcttgctttagctgggataACCTTTACACCTTAGGTGACcatgctgggaatatatactcttgacaTACACTCTTgagcattcttcactcatccctcccaggagtATCCCATCACCACCACGAAAATGAGTCAGCACAGCAggacttttgggggggggggttctattAAAATAGCACATCAAAATTATATAATTTCATGGAATGTTTTAATGTTGTATTACCAACTTCCAAGATTCTGGATTTAAATTCTATAGCAAAAAAATGGAATAGAATGGTACTGCAGAGGTTGGAAATACATAGTTGGCCTGCTTAATGGGAGatctctccattttttaaaaatacacagctCAATTGTTAACCTGGATTTGTTTCCAACCTAGGCAAAATGCACATAATTCAAATTgcatctctgctgccatctgttgGTCAGTCAATAAACATTCCAGTGTCAAGTTGCTAAAACTGGTGGGTGAGCGCTGGCAAGTCCACCACCAGTCTACTTACTAGTCTGaacaaccagacttgcaagattctgttcttatagccaatctcagtaacaGTGGtcttagtcttcctgtggagttgatttcctggtctggtttacctaggCCAAGTCTGCAATCTTATTCTATAGATTTATGCTAAttacaatatacatttttattagtACAGCCGATTGATTGGTTGGTCTAAGCAGCATGTTCATGGATGAGGTAAGTATAGTGAGGGAGGTACTACAAAACAGCTGACTGAGTTAAAGGAAGGCTATCTTTGAGAAAGAGTTACTGTCCAGAAGCTACTTTCTCTAAGCGTTGTAGAGCAAGTTTGCTTCCCAGCATTATTGTCATTTTTTAGTGTCCTAATCTATGTTCTTAtatctaaatattttataattgagCTAGCATTTGGAGAAGGGAGTAAATTAATGCTATTTTCTGACAAAAACAATATGCCTACAATATTGCTTTTGTTTACTGGACGTATGTGTACTCCCTATAAATATGTTTACTAATATGTTTAATATGTTTACTAATAAAGCTCTGTAATTTTTTATTATATACAAATCAGGAATCCTGGCTTGTTCCTCTTTTTGAAAACCCATTTCAACAACCATAATTTGTTAGACAACAGTAAGCCTTGATTTGCAGATACTGATAAATTGCTCCTGGCAAAAGGAGCCAAATGGACATGGTCGATCAATGTGCATTGACATGCTGGTTATTCACGGATAATATACATTTTATAGGTTGTCAGTGAATAATCAATATTACTGACTTCAATAATTTTGCAATGTAGATTATAACACATTTTGGAACTGTCTGTGGCAGGATGCTTTCCCTTTGGGGATAGGATGATGTTAAAGTAATGCAAGGTAGATTCTATTTGCACATCCAAAAATAACAGTTATATTTATTCTCCAATAAAATCAGCTCCATCTGACATACAAAACTAGCTGCTGCCTACAGACATGCATTTAACAGAAATTAACATTGCATTAATACTAGTATTCTGTGGTGGCATGTAAGATTCTATCAATtgttggatatacagtatgtagctgcCATATTAGGAACATCTAGTATTTTGAATATGCACTTCAGTTTAGAGTTAATGACATACGTGTTCTAACCATTTACTAATAATAGCTCAGTGTCATATTGGTAATGAAGGGGTACCTGGGCAATCTTAGGTAATGCTTTGTAACTATTTTATTATGCAATTTTATAAAATTTACAATTATGTTAGAGCTTCAATCACCAAACCCTCATCCCATCAGAATTTGGTACTTCAATAGCTTTTAGCCTCCTGATTGCTGCAAAAATATGAAAACTCAAccttttgtcagcccttcaaggtagatcagactatgAATCCAATGTCATATAGGTCAATACTACTGGATATTGTAAAGCTGCAGTAAAAGAATTTTGcgagtctgaatgcacttcccccttccctccttttatcttcttgagaactagagagggtcttGTCTGAAACGTTTAGTCAGACTACATTCCTGCCCTAGACTGCATTCTCTTTTATCTGATGTTGTTTtgagagtggctcttcctcctgtccctcaaagccattccttctttcttctctttttacttCTCATCCAGGCTTATAATACTAAGCTTGTCCATTTGACAATAGCAGAAGAATTATAGACAGTAAAAACAGCTGGGTTAAACAGCAATTCTAATCATATTGAACCCCAAATGCTTTCAAATAATGGATTCTTCTTTTGAAAACACTTTCTATTTGCTATGGAACTCGACATGTTGTTTCAATCTAAATGTATGAGGGCTAATGTTATTTAGTAACGTGGGCTACTAAATAATAGCATTCAATAAAAGCCACAAGCTTGACGCTTTCTGATCATGAGTTGTAGTTAGTACTCTCTGGGATATAGTCACTGCTTACTGTTTCCACGGAAATGGTTAGATTGTGACATATTTACACAGTAATGATGTCATAAACAGCATGCTGAAATACAGCTAAAGCATCAGGAGTTTGCTCCTTAATGCAAACTTCTGGCCAGGGCTTGCaagaccaatttttttttctgacggGTGCCCTTTTTGAAAGGCTGTGCTCGTAAGTGAATATGGTTTAACGCTTTCTAATGGCAACGCTCTGTCACGCTTTGGACGCTGTGAGGCGAGATTTAAGGCGGACCGACAGAGAAATAAAAAGGCGTATAAGACTTATAGACATGCACTGCTGCCCTAAATTCTGTGATGTGCACACCCACTGCCTCTGTGATATAAGTCTCCATCCCCACTGTTGCTGCCTTCTTCATCCTTACCCCCATTGCCTGTGTGATATACTATGCTGTCGTCCCTGTCGGCCGCCCTGCCTCACAGCCTTGGAGCGGAAAGCTATTAGAGCAAAAGTAGAAGCGGAGCATGAACTGGCCAGGTAagcctgattttcctttcttcgTTTGCCAAATCAAGAACCAGTGGGAATGAAATAAGAATTAATGGTACAAGTCCCACTGGTCTTCAAAACAGACTGGCCATGATTTGTTTTACATGCCTCACATTTTCACTTGGGATGAATTATAGCCTGTTCTTGAGAAAGACACTGCAAATTCAGTGAAGGTAGCAGTGACTGCTGATGGGGGCAAGGAGAGTCAGAATGAGCTAGCAGTATCATGGCATCACAACGCAAGCCCTGCCCTTTCTTtatgtgtgtcatgacatcacatgcaAGCCCCAAATGGTCAGAGTTTGCTTTGGCATGCCATGAACTGCAGTGAGAACCTGCGGACACCACTGGTCATTGGGTTTTCAAAGTTTCTCAGAACTATTTGACCATTGTAGctcagaaatactgtatgtcagaTTGTTTGTGTAAACTACCCAACTGGGTATAACTGTTAGCTCTCCCAATTTCACAAATGGAGATGTATCCCTCACATGCTGTTACACTAGAGATTTACAGCCACAGTGTGAAagatgggaatttatttatttatttatatttcaaatttctgtcacctctGTTTTCCTTCTCAGGATCTCTGCATTTCTCAACTGATATATTCCTTGATGTTCATGTATCTATCTATAGAGCACTGCTAGGAGGCTTTTAACCCATATTGTGCAGGAGACACCGAACCATAAATTAGGCACATGACTGGGTTTGTACAACTAACTAAAACATGGTTAGCTACTTTATGCTTCAGGGTAAGGTGATCCTACTTGAAAGATGCCCTACAGTGTTCACCAATGGGGAGGGAAATGGTGCCTTCAGATGTTGAACAGGACCACAGCATGGGAGGAATCAGATTCTGTAGTTCTGATCCATACTGAGGCCTCAATAGAAGCTATTTATCAAGTAGATGTGCATAATCCTAAACTCTATAATAATATTACACAGTCTGAGTTATGCATAGATAGTGTCCATCACCAAAAAAAGGATAAATGAATTGCTAAAAAATATTAGCCTAAACATTGGGTAATTATATTTGGAAATCGCTACTGATTTTAAATAGAAATGCCATAAAtcttattaaatataaattatgatTGTGTAAATAGAATGACTCAATCTGCTATCTGCTAAGGTTTGATGGACAGTTTTTCAGTGTCAAGACTCCTTTCTCATGACTCTTTGTGTTTAAACTGAAGAGCCTTGCAAATAAAAGAAGGCTCACCAACTTCTTTGGGTGAGATTCACACTTGGCTTAGAGTACTTGACAGAACTGCATTCCAAAACAGAGGTGGggccagaccaaaaaaaaaatgggcagaaatAAGACCAAAATTAACTTGATTTAAATTCAGTCAATTTAACACTGTTAATATGGttgttatcatttattttattatttattctctaTCATATAAAAATTAAAGTGGCTGTTGAAGCTGCATCCAAGGTTTTGAGAGCATCTTCAAAGAGGACTAAAAGCCCTATATTAAATAGGAAACAGGAGTACACTAACTGTACAGCAGTGTAAAGACTGATATTCTACTAGAAGTATTAGGGCAAGAATGAGCAAAGTTCTAGTCTGATCTAGTCTGGCTCTAAACTACATGAGTAAATCACTTCTTTGATGACAAAGGTGAAGCTGAAGTTTCCAAAGGGTTGTCCTGCTTAAATTAGGCTGGCAGACTTACTTTGGGATTgctattttgtttgttgtttgtttgggTAATATTTTAGAACAAAAAATAATGGTTTGATTAATATCAGATGGGTTGAAAAACGATTTGACTGCCccaatcattttcttttccctgtttCATTTCTGACACATCTGAGATATGAAGAGGAAAAGATAAACAAATGGTAATTAACACTCCCTTTCAAATCTGGAAGACGTAGCACCACCAGATTAAGGCAGGGTACCTAATGGGTAAAATGGGGGTAAAAGGGCTTCTTTTCTAACCTGGAATTGCCTGAGGTTTGTACATTTCGTCCACATTGAACTTGTTAAGCCTATTGTGTGAAATTGCCATAATAGAATCCTGCAAATGATTCTACAACACTATCATAAAACAACTTGTACTAATATGATCTCCTCTAAATGATATAGGCAATTGAGATTCAATGCGTATTTTTCCTAATCTCTTAATTCATGATGTGTATTAATCCTGTATTTTACGGGATTTTGAACTATTATGGGGAAAAATACTTCAAGAATATCTACTGGAAGAAAGTGAAGCAACTTTCTACATTAAATACAAGACATGGCTACTTTACTAACATATTTTTGTTTGCATTAAGTCTTGGGGCAAGTTACAAGGCAAGAAGTGGGATGCTTGggaacagaagaagctgtttTGTAAATAGTCCGCAAGTgtccattacaaaaaaaaaaacttgagaaaaaGGTAGCTGCCAATTCCTTGCTTGCAAAGATGGGAGAATGAAATGCAAAGTTTGAAACATGGGACATAATATAGAATAAGAGTGAGCTCCCTGGACTTCCTAAAAGATTATCTTTCTCATTATTAAGATTAATGGTATCTGTAATAAGCTTCACTATTCAATCCATGCCTCATCCTTGGCTTCACATGAAAGCTTTTTTAGTGGGGGAGGGCAGGTAGAGATTGATTGTAGTACCCTGGGTGAAAGCCTGTAAGTGACCTGCTTATTTGCAGCCCCAAACTCTGCCCTTGACCAGACTCTTCATCAAGAGCCTTTCAGCATAATGAGATCTATTTTTGATGCCAGGAAACATTCAGTTTTGAAATCAAGGTTTCCCAAATGTATGAAGTGATCAATTGTAgccacaacatttaaaaaaaaaaattgttaacatTCTGTGCTAAATTAGGAGgtactgatttttatttaatattaaaacaaGTGAATCTCCCTTTCTTGGACGCTCTCTATATCTCAACCTTCTCATCTTCTTCAATGGTGCCTAATTTCAAGGCCCATCATCCCCAAGTAGCATGGTCAAGGGTTAAttagtaaaaaataaatgttgtagttttccgctgagctgtcgatcggaaggtcggcggttcgaaaccgtgcggcggggtgagctcccgttgctcgtcccagcttctgcacaccaagcagttcgaaaacatgcaaatgtgagtagattaattggtaccgcttcggcgggaaggtaacggcgttccgtgagtcatgctggccacatgacccagaagtgtcctatggacaacgccggctccaaggctttgaaacggagatgagcaccgccccctagagtcggatacgactggactttacgtcaagggaaacctttacctttacctttagagtaCCCAAGGTTCATCCATACCTGTACAGGTAATACTAAAATAAGTAAAAGGAAGGGGATGGGGTATAGGCTTGGAAAGTTTTTAAGGGTGGAAGAAATGCAGAGGAAATAACTTATTCTATGGTGCAATCCTGAATATGGGAAGAAATCTATAAGAAGGTTTGCCTGCTGTTATGTCACTTCTGTACCAGGCAAATAGTTATTTTTTCCATGCTTTTTAGTTTTCTGCACACCATTACTGGTTCATTATGCTGCTTGaagtttattttaattgcatGAGTGGTTTTACGATGGCTTTTAAGTGATTGCCTTACAGTACAATCCAAATAATGTGTAGAGTTGCAGCCTTCATATTGTTTTAATGCTTTGTTGTAACTTGTTTTAATGTCATTTTGACATTGTGAAAGCTGAGCAAAATCAGACCCAGGGTTAGTAGTTGAATGGAACAGTACAGGACATCCCAGAATTATTAGCTGGACAGTTGAAAAACAGtctgaagaaggcaacagcaaactatTTTCATATTGTAGCTTAGAAAACTATATGGATCTGTCCAAGGGTTGAACATGGGATGCTTTGCCTTAAATTACCAGTGAATACACTTTTGAAACAACTTCAGTAACTATCTAGGAGAAAATACCAGTTTAGTTTATTTTGGGCCTCTAAAGATTCTAAAGTCACTTCAAGCTAAGTAGTGAGCAGCAAATCATGCTGTTTTATGCCTATGTACATCCAGTGAGAATAAGGATGCTTCCGTACCACATTATCTAGACCCGAACATGGTAGGGATAGCAGAGCAGAGTAAGATATTTGACTGTGCTAAATTTCATCCTGACTCTTAATTAAAATCTGTAGGAAAATTCACTAGAGTGGGCCCAAAAAATGAACTGGGGTTGTATCTACTTTCTAACCTTTACAAGATGGCATAGTTTCCCTtatcttttcttttgaaatttaaaagGTCCAGCATGCTTATAGCAGCACAGGGTTCACTGAAGAAGAGAGCCTTCTTTGTACCTAGTGCTTCATAGACTGGCTATGTGACCATATAATGTTGTAGAATAAAAAGTAATTCTGCTTCTGCCATtctgattaataaatataaaGGCAGTGAGATTGTTGACATGTAGAGTTCAGAAAATTTCATACACTACTAGCCCTGTTCAGCTCATGCCTCAAAATTTGGGATAGATTTTTACTGACAAGCACTAGTTTCTCATAAAAACTTTCCTTACTTGAAAGTAATACTTCTGATTGACTATCAATTCCTCCTGACTATTGTGGaatttgcaattttattttgtGTCTTGTGTGAAATCAAGAGGTTGAGGAACTTAAGTTCTAGGCTTCCCCAGAAGAACAAATTACTGATTATGATCAGGAATATTATTCCTAATAAAGAATCAAACCTACAGCTTGGTCTCTGTCTTCTTCCTAATTAGTCTTTTACAGAAACCCTCCACTTTTTTTCAAGAGTAACATTTTGTTGCTTAGTAATCATATACTCAAACCTTTCTTGGAAAGCTAGaaataatgaattccaaaacAAGGGGATATGCTATTTTTCTTCCTATTGAGCAGCAACAAGAACTATCAAGCCCTTTTGATTATAAACCAGCAAGagcaagtttatttttaaaatgtgtttaaattaTTAACACATCAGGAGCTACATTTGTCTCTAGTCTTCACCTGGCCATGCTGAATGTAGAGGGCAAAAGTGATTTTCCAACCATTGTGAAGAGCATCAGGTTGCAGAAAGTTgaatcagcctgggaaagcagtGGCAAATTAAAGCGGTGTAACATGATGCAACCATCTGCCTGCAGCAAGGATTCAAGTGGCTGCCTTTGGTAGCAACTGAAGTTTGAGTTACTTAAAAGGCAGCCTCATACAGAACACATTATGGTTGGGCAGTCTGAATATAGCTAAGCCATACATAGCCAAGGTTCTTTTCCTATATTTAGGGctgtactttattatttattacaaagaTTTACTTGCTGTTTGATTCAAAATGGATTTAATTAAAGGCTGTCATCTTCTCCCTCTATAATTTAAACACTGATTCCAAGCTAGTGAGAAAAAGGCAGAATTTTACTGATACATTTTAAAGGTAGATCATTCTGTTCTATCCTGATGTGGTCTTTTTGTCCAGGTTaacatattgcactaagccagtTGGTATGGCAAGAGTGTTGTATTGggtatggcttagtgtgatgtgtgaacctagacAATTGTATATTCAACAAGCCACTTTGATTTATTAGGCACTTGAAACTCACATACCAACCAAATGGAAATAATTAGTTTGAGGTCAAGCATGGCTATATAATTGGATAGCCCaatggaatatatatattaaaaagtttcATTGTGGCATGTGTAATATTCATTTGAAAAATGATAAACTTGTGATtgaacaaagattttaaaagtctTCAAGTTTTCTTCAGCTCCTGGAAACTTCATGGACAGTTccatgcggttttcttggcaaaatttagAAGTGGTTTATTAGTgccttttcctttaaaatgtgtatgtagttttcagggtttgtttttttttaacttccccaGTTAGCCCACATTTGAGCAGTGTGGATGTGTCTGTGTATAATCATGTCAGTAATGCCAACACTAATAGGAATTTCACTAATCTGTCAATGCTAATGTCAGCAGGATATAGATGAGTTCAATCCTGAACCATTTCTTTTAATCTCTACATCTTAGTTTCCACCAACATTTGAGATGTATTGACTTCTACTGCTAAGTGTTGAACTACGTATATCATCAGATTTGTATATGGGATTCTAATATTTAAATTAGTATGTTGCACTCTTATCCTCTTCTTTGTTATAATTGCAGGATTCGAAGAAGGGTTGCTAAAATGCTGGAATCATGTAGTCGCCCAAAGCTTTTAGCTTTAATGGATGTTAAGGGTTTTGACCCAGAGGACATTACAGTGAAAGTGCAAGACGGGAAGGTTAAAGTTTCTGCTGAACATGAAGAAGAATTTAAGACTTGTAGAGGGAAGGAGTACAACTATTCAACTGTCACCAAGGAGATCTGTTTACCACCAGGAATATGTGAGAATGAAGTAACTTACAGCATAGGACCAACCAGTCTTGTGAGGATAGAGTCACCAGGCTGCTGCATGCCTCCTTGTCTCCTTAGTCTTCTTTGAACACTCTGGACAACCAGCTCTGGTAGCTGTATAGTGTAAGGATGGGACACCACTGCGACCGCAGGGAAACAGCGTTTTTTCAGCATTGCCCTTTCATCATGTGTTAGGAAATGTGTAAACTTCTTCCAACAATGACAGTGTTGCACACCAGTTGGTTTGACTGtatatttggggggagggggtgttctTTGAAGAATGCCTGCTTAGTTGGC encodes:
- the ODF1 gene encoding outer dense fiber protein 1, translating into MATLCHALDAVRRDLRRTDREIKRRIRLIDMHCCPKFCDVHTHCLCDISLHPHCCCLLHPYPHCLCDILCCRPCRPPCLTALERKAIRAKVEAEHELARIRRRVAKMLESCSRPKLLALMDVKGFDPEDITVKVQDGKVKVSAEHEEEFKTCRGKEYNYSTVTKEICLPPGICENEVTYSIGPTSLVRIESPGCCMPPCLLSLL